Proteins co-encoded in one Haloarcula pelagica genomic window:
- a CDS encoding TorD/DmsD family molecular chaperone yields MTETPAFHAARAGLYAAVAGAFVYPEAATVEELTDRDALEGIERAGRRTGVEAEAAAFTDALADCSPVALQAEYNDLFGVPDEDGTYAVVPYEGNYTVGSEIDDEQRRIAAVVGLLETVGLEPSDEFRERQDHVATELELMQVAAGQRAVVHERASDPEENEVLDEIVGVESAVLSNHLIDFVPAFAHDVREATDCDVYLAAADLAQSLVESDESLHPPAPADPDDISERGVVGR; encoded by the coding sequence ATGACAGAGACGCCAGCGTTCCACGCCGCCCGTGCGGGGCTGTACGCTGCCGTCGCGGGCGCGTTCGTCTATCCGGAAGCAGCGACAGTCGAGGAGCTGACCGACCGCGATGCGCTCGAAGGAATCGAACGAGCGGGTCGGCGGACTGGAGTCGAAGCGGAGGCAGCGGCGTTCACCGACGCACTCGCCGACTGCTCGCCGGTCGCCCTCCAGGCGGAGTACAACGACCTGTTCGGCGTCCCCGACGAGGACGGGACGTACGCCGTCGTTCCCTACGAAGGAAACTACACGGTCGGCTCCGAGATCGACGACGAGCAGCGCCGGATCGCGGCGGTCGTCGGCCTGTTAGAGACGGTCGGGCTCGAACCGAGCGACGAGTTCCGCGAACGCCAGGACCACGTCGCGACGGAACTGGAACTCATGCAGGTCGCCGCCGGGCAGCGCGCGGTCGTCCACGAGCGCGCCAGCGACCCCGAGGAAAACGAGGTGCTCGACGAGATCGTCGGCGTCGAGTCGGCGGTACTCTCGAACCACTTGATCGACTTCGTCCCGGCCTTCGCCCACGATGTCCGCGAGGCGACCGACTGTGACGTGTACCTGGCCGCTGCGGACCTCGCGCAGTCGCTCGTCGAGTCCGACGAGTCGCTGCACCCGCCGGCGCCGGCGGACCCGGACGACATCTCGGAGAGGGGGGTGGTCGGCCGATGA
- a CDS encoding ethylbenzene dehydrogenase-related protein → MSVGELRDTLGSVDLLDGDAAVRATAVSLAVVLGLLLVQGAVAAAVTGPGQPTAQVQRAPLSPTATTWSDVPSQTVSLQKQQMAVPYGGGSVGEMDVQVATNDSHVAFRLSWADPTRDAAIQSPRNFSDAVAVMARTGSQPPITMGATGKPVNIWYWRASWQFRNTSAPWSNDMYAYPHPDAETKPGQAAGNPLSKATYEQYAQNYYAKGYGSLSDAPTQPVRARGARTDGEWAVSFVRERSTDGQFDAAFDGSETVYLAFAVWNGSADEVNGKKSITLRYSTLDLSSGTFSPPAQSSGGDGGSGSGDDGTAAGGAGGSAGGGPVGFLDGFGGLMGTALAAIAASWTVAYWRLTR, encoded by the coding sequence ATGAGCGTCGGTGAGCTCCGCGACACTCTCGGTTCGGTGGACCTGCTCGACGGGGACGCCGCGGTCCGCGCGACGGCCGTCTCCCTGGCCGTCGTCCTCGGACTCCTCCTGGTCCAGGGCGCGGTCGCGGCGGCGGTCACCGGCCCGGGCCAGCCGACAGCACAGGTCCAGCGTGCGCCCCTGTCGCCGACGGCGACGACGTGGAGCGACGTGCCCAGCCAGACCGTCTCCCTCCAGAAACAGCAGATGGCGGTCCCCTACGGCGGCGGCTCCGTCGGCGAGATGGACGTACAGGTCGCCACGAACGACTCCCACGTCGCCTTCCGCCTCTCCTGGGCCGACCCGACCCGCGACGCCGCCATCCAGTCGCCACGGAACTTCAGCGACGCCGTGGCGGTGATGGCCCGTACGGGGAGCCAGCCGCCGATCACGATGGGCGCGACCGGCAAACCGGTCAACATCTGGTACTGGCGGGCCAGCTGGCAGTTCCGCAACACGAGCGCTCCCTGGAGCAACGACATGTACGCCTACCCGCACCCGGACGCCGAGACCAAGCCCGGCCAGGCGGCCGGGAACCCCCTCTCGAAGGCGACCTACGAGCAGTACGCCCAGAACTACTACGCGAAGGGGTACGGCTCGCTGAGCGACGCCCCGACCCAGCCAGTCAGGGCCCGCGGAGCCCGGACCGACGGCGAGTGGGCAGTGTCGTTCGTCCGCGAGCGGTCGACCGACGGGCAGTTCGACGCCGCCTTCGACGGCTCCGAGACGGTGTATCTGGCCTTCGCCGTCTGGAACGGCAGCGCCGACGAAGTGAACGGGAAGAAGTCGATCACGCTGCGGTACTCGACGCTCGACCTCTCGTCGGGGACGTTCTCGCCGCCGGCACAGTCCAGCGGTGGTGACGGCGGCAGCGGGTCGGGCGACGACGGGACCGCTGCTGGCGGGGCTGGCGGGAGCGCAGGCGGCGGCCCCGTCGGTTTCCTCGACGGCTTCGGCGGACTGATGGGCACCGCGCTCGCGGCCATCGCGGCGTCCTGGACGGTCGCGTACTGGAGGCTCACACGATGA